Proteins encoded within one genomic window of Borrelia parkeri:
- the dnaE gene encoding DNA polymerase III subunit alpha — MDLKVKFVHLHVHSDYSLLDGAAKITDIVAKAKKCNMSHIALTDHGNLFGAIKFYREAKGAGIKPIIGMEAYMSSTSKHIKKNDELGRPYYHLIFLAKNELGYKNLLKLTSISYLEGFYYRPRIDKEDIEKYSEGLICTSACIGGIIPQLILANKFDDAKNEILWFKSIFGDDFYLELQRHGIKQQDIVNEKLVAYSRELNVSLTVSNDSHYVNREDATAQDIIVCIGTGAKRSDPNRLKMETDEFYLKTQEEMCKLFRDLPEALANTLKIAEKCNEFEIKFPGPIFPEYQVPSEFDTLSQYLEHLTLEGLKFRYANDVTDSIKERAFYELSTIIKMGFEAYFLIVWDFIKFAHDNGIPVGPGRGSGAGSIVAYALRITDIDPLKYNLLFERFLNPERVSMPDFDIDFCFEGRDEVIKYVTRKYGEDKVAQIITFGTLKPKAVFKDVGRVLDIPFAESNELTKLIPDGPKVSLREVFKDKALKAYLNKGAVYNELMEAALVLEGMNRYVSTHAAGIVIARTPLTDYVPLYKDYKQNTVSTQYTMDLLEDCGLVKMDFLGLKTLTLIKNAENLIRITNPNFSIANISDSDVKTFKMLAEGRSASVFQFESEGMQQVLRDAKPDSIEDLIALNALYRPGPMQFIPQFIAAKTGTKRIRYPHPDLKEVLKPTYGVIVYQEQVMEVARIIGGFSLGKADILRRAMGKKKEDEMNKMKVDFIKGALSKGYDETLANDIFELLKPFAGYGFNKSHAAAYSLIAYQTAYLKANYPENFMAANLTNEINNTEKLSYYIEEAKSMGINVLKPDINQSFKEFSVVGLNISYGLNGIKNIGGLIVDLIITERQENGEYKSFEDFIRRVDDKVINKKFLEAAIKSGLFDSLGQNRKTLFENLDKLIDFVIKDRNDKKLGQNSLFGSIGFQDAIQQSFNYHVFEEYSYPELLRFERELLGFYVSGHPLDHYKPELERFTNFNVLEDLAVKKDTTVKFAGSLNVVRVIRTKRNNARMAFGVIEDFKGEMDIIVFAESYEKYNHLLIEGDVIGVIGKLRFERDKFSIIVEKVLSIEEISVNNVNKIHNLHIKFSNERLGDSHLLYSLKDKIFNLEDNTGFSHVYLYLKNDNKSLKLKMDLTLNFKPDEFKLNELRCHKIVEDIWFD, encoded by the coding sequence ATGGATTTAAAAGTTAAGTTTGTTCATTTGCATGTACATTCAGATTATTCTCTTTTGGATGGAGCGGCCAAGATTACAGATATTGTGGCAAAGGCGAAAAAATGCAATATGTCCCATATTGCATTAACAGATCATGGCAATCTTTTTGGTGCTATAAAGTTTTATAGAGAAGCAAAAGGGGCAGGAATAAAACCCATCATTGGTATGGAAGCTTACATGTCAAGTACCTCAAAGCATATAAAAAAGAATGATGAGCTTGGAAGACCTTATTATCATCTAATTTTTCTTGCAAAGAATGAATTAGGCTATAAGAATTTATTGAAATTGACAAGTATTTCTTATCTTGAGGGATTTTATTATCGCCCAAGGATTGATAAGGAAGATATTGAAAAATATTCCGAAGGACTTATTTGTACGTCTGCATGTATTGGTGGGATTATTCCTCAATTAATTCTTGCAAATAAATTTGATGATGCAAAGAATGAAATTCTTTGGTTTAAGAGTATTTTTGGTGATGATTTTTATCTTGAACTTCAGCGTCATGGGATTAAACAACAGGATATAGTTAATGAAAAATTAGTTGCTTATTCTAGAGAGCTTAATGTTTCACTGACTGTCTCTAATGATTCTCACTATGTGAATAGAGAAGATGCGACAGCTCAAGATATTATTGTCTGCATTGGAACGGGTGCTAAGAGAAGTGATCCTAATAGACTTAAAATGGAGACTGATGAGTTTTATCTTAAAACTCAAGAGGAAATGTGTAAACTTTTTAGGGATTTGCCAGAAGCTTTAGCGAATACTTTAAAAATTGCTGAAAAATGTAATGAGTTTGAGATTAAATTTCCAGGTCCTATTTTTCCTGAATATCAAGTACCTAGTGAGTTTGATACTCTTAGTCAATATTTAGAGCATTTAACACTTGAAGGTTTAAAGTTTAGATATGCAAATGATGTAACTGATAGCATTAAAGAGCGTGCTTTTTATGAGCTCTCAACAATCATCAAGATGGGATTTGAGGCGTATTTTTTAATTGTTTGGGATTTTATTAAATTTGCACATGATAATGGTATTCCCGTTGGTCCTGGACGTGGCTCTGGGGCTGGTTCTATTGTTGCATATGCTCTTAGAATTACTGATATTGATCCTTTGAAATATAATCTACTTTTTGAGAGATTTTTAAATCCTGAACGTGTGTCCATGCCTGATTTTGATATTGATTTTTGCTTTGAAGGTAGAGATGAAGTTATAAAATATGTTACAAGAAAATATGGTGAGGATAAGGTTGCACAGATAATTACTTTTGGAACCTTAAAGCCTAAGGCTGTATTTAAAGATGTAGGTAGAGTGCTAGATATTCCTTTTGCAGAGTCTAATGAACTAACTAAGCTTATTCCCGATGGTCCAAAAGTTTCATTAAGAGAAGTTTTTAAAGATAAAGCTCTAAAGGCTTATTTAAATAAGGGAGCTGTTTATAATGAGTTGATGGAAGCGGCACTTGTTCTTGAAGGCATGAATCGATATGTCTCAACTCATGCGGCAGGTATTGTGATTGCTAGAACCCCTTTAACAGATTATGTTCCACTTTATAAGGATTATAAGCAAAATACGGTTTCTACACAGTATACCATGGACTTGTTAGAGGATTGTGGTCTTGTAAAGATGGATTTTCTTGGACTTAAGACATTGACTCTAATAAAGAATGCAGAAAATCTTATTAGGATTACTAATCCTAATTTTAGCATTGCTAATATTTCTGATAGTGATGTTAAGACTTTTAAAATGCTTGCTGAGGGACGTAGTGCTTCTGTTTTTCAATTTGAATCTGAAGGTATGCAACAAGTTTTAAGGGATGCAAAACCTGACAGTATTGAAGATTTAATTGCTTTAAATGCACTCTATCGACCAGGTCCTATGCAGTTTATACCTCAATTTATTGCGGCTAAGACAGGAACTAAGCGGATTAGATATCCTCATCCAGATTTAAAAGAAGTTTTAAAGCCAACTTATGGAGTTATTGTTTATCAAGAACAGGTAATGGAAGTTGCAAGGATTATTGGTGGGTTTTCTCTTGGAAAAGCAGATATCTTAAGACGTGCAATGGGGAAGAAGAAAGAAGATGAGATGAATAAAATGAAGGTCGACTTTATAAAAGGTGCTCTTAGTAAAGGTTATGATGAAACTCTTGCAAATGACATATTTGAGCTTTTAAAACCTTTCGCTGGTTATGGCTTTAATAAATCTCATGCAGCTGCGTATTCTTTAATAGCTTATCAAACAGCATATCTTAAGGCCAATTATCCTGAGAATTTTATGGCTGCCAACTTGACAAATGAGATTAATAATACTGAAAAGCTGTCTTATTATATTGAAGAAGCGAAGTCTATGGGGATCAATGTTTTAAAACCCGATATAAATCAGTCTTTTAAAGAATTTAGTGTAGTGGGATTGAATATTTCTTATGGTCTTAATGGGATTAAGAATATCGGGGGTTTAATAGTTGATCTTATAATTACTGAGAGGCAAGAAAATGGGGAATATAAATCTTTTGAAGACTTTATTAGAAGAGTGGATGATAAGGTTATAAATAAAAAGTTTCTTGAGGCTGCAATAAAGTCTGGACTTTTTGACAGTCTTGGTCAAAATAGAAAAACACTTTTTGAAAATCTTGATAAATTAATAGATTTTGTAATAAAAGATAGGAATGATAAAAAACTTGGCCAGAATAGTTTGTTTGGTTCTATTGGCTTTCAAGATGCTATTCAGCAAAGTTTTAATTATCATGTATTTGAGGAATATTCTTATCCTGAACTTTTAAGATTTGAGAGAGAGCTTTTAGGTTTTTATGTATCTGGGCATCCTCTTGACCATTATAAACCCGAACTAGAACGTTTTACAAACTTTAATGTTTTAGAAGATCTTGCTGTTAAAAAAGATACTACTGTTAAATTTGCTGGTAGTCTGAATGTGGTAAGGGTTATTCGTACTAAGAGAAATAATGCTAGGATGGCCTTTGGAGTTATTGAAGATTTTAAAGGTGAGATGGACATTATAGTTTTTGCTGAGAGTTATGAAAAATATAATCATTTATTGATTGAAGGTGATGTGATTGGTGTTATAGGTAAGCTTAGATTTGAGAGAGATAAATTTTCAATAATTGTTGAAAAAGTTTTAAGTATTGAAGAAATTTCTGTAAATAATGTGAATAAGATTCATAATCTTCATATTAAATTTTCTAATGAAAGACTCGGTGATTCTCATCTTCTTTATTCTCTAAAGGATAAAATCTTTAATCTTGAAGATAATACCGGTTTTTCACATGTTTATCTTTATTTAAAAAATGATAATAAAAGCTTGAAACTTAAAATGGATTTAACCTTAAATTTTAAGCCTGATGAGTTTAAACTTAATGAGTTAAGATGTCATAAAATAGTGGAGGATATTTGGTTTGATTAG
- a CDS encoding M15 family metallopeptidase gives MRSLNIFSLILLVNNLTLQANTISREDLKNLFKIIKILDKSYQKQIKEKPIQFIKELKPLLEAEKNDLLILVNKKIPIPKGYNPTDLVYLKDFKELKNIGKKSLKLRKILIDDLTNLVKAGRENGLQIKIVSAYRTREYQKFLFEHNVKTYGLKLAKIQSAIPDHSQHQLGTTIDFIQIDDNLLNTKAGKWLYENSFKHGFSLSYPKDHEIETGYKSEPWHYMYIGKQACILQKKYFNNLQYKLFKFWHEHKKELSTLIQKYTN, from the coding sequence ATGAGATCATTAAATATATTTTCACTAATACTATTAGTTAATAACTTGACTTTACAAGCAAATACAATATCAAGAGAAGACTTAAAAAATTTATTTAAAATTATAAAAATTTTAGATAAATCTTATCAAAAACAAATAAAAGAAAAACCTATTCAATTTATAAAAGAACTTAAACCACTACTTGAAGCAGAAAAGAATGACCTCTTAATACTTGTAAACAAAAAAATCCCAATTCCTAAAGGATACAACCCAACTGATTTAGTTTATTTGAAAGATTTTAAAGAATTAAAAAATATTGGAAAAAAAAGCTTAAAGTTAAGAAAAATATTAATAGACGACTTAACTAATCTTGTAAAAGCAGGAAGAGAAAATGGCTTACAAATAAAAATAGTGTCAGCATACAGAACAAGAGAATATCAAAAATTTTTATTTGAACATAACGTAAAAACTTACGGACTTAAGCTAGCAAAAATTCAATCAGCAATTCCGGATCACTCACAACACCAACTAGGAACAACCATAGATTTCATCCAAATAGATGACAATTTACTAAATACAAAAGCAGGTAAATGGCTTTATGAGAATTCATTCAAACATGGATTCTCATTATCGTATCCGAAGGATCATGAAATAGAAACTGGTTATAAATCAGAGCCTTGGCATTACATGTATATTGGTAAACAAGCATGCATTTTGCAAAAAAAATACTTCAACAATTTACAGTATAAACTTTTCAAGTTTTGGCATGAACATAAAAAAGAACTTTCAACTTTAATTCAAAAATATACAAACTAA
- a CDS encoding MATE family efflux transporter, with product MLTKFNSYRSILRELLVLAIPTVFESFLFQLVTFFDNYMIAYLGSAQVTGTSISNRITFLCFIVIFALGTTLSAYASQAFSKGKFTHVKQAFAYALIIGITIGIIFFCMSFVFSKELIKLFIEENESLNFGMDYLKIVSVSYIFMSYSFLSAMGFKSIKDIKIPLIVTIFVVLMNIILNYILIFGFNMGIRGAAYATLLSRISEFIFYFFYNLLNVKSYYHLKISDFFVSKSVKVAYLKILIPVFLHEICWVLSITILHAFYARLGSSEYASFAVASNILDLCFVVMHGMGVATGVIIGHLMVNDKEQVRALGIFLSVIGVVLGFVVAFILCLTSKIVPIIFGNLDSPELVSTFISIFASIVVFKGFTAQTLVGVFRASGIPNICFYIEVGVIVFYTLPIAYFLVFFTNFRLPLIVFIVNLEEIFKNIFILIEFFKNNWIKDIHYEELT from the coding sequence ATGCTGACAAAGTTTAACAGTTATCGTTCAATACTAAGAGAATTATTGGTATTGGCTATTCCTACAGTTTTTGAGTCTTTTTTATTTCAATTGGTAACATTTTTTGATAATTATATGATTGCTTATTTAGGATCTGCGCAAGTGACAGGGACTTCTATTTCTAATAGAATAACTTTTCTTTGTTTTATTGTTATATTTGCATTGGGTACTACGCTTAGTGCTTATGCTTCTCAAGCATTTTCTAAGGGAAAATTTACACATGTTAAGCAGGCATTTGCTTATGCTTTGATAATTGGAATTACTATTGGAATTATTTTTTTTTGTATGTCCTTTGTTTTTTCAAAGGAGCTTATTAAGCTATTCATAGAAGAAAACGAGTCTTTAAATTTTGGAATGGATTATTTAAAAATTGTTTCTGTTTCTTACATTTTTATGTCTTATTCTTTTTTATCTGCCATGGGTTTTAAGAGTATTAAGGATATAAAGATACCTTTAATTGTTACTATATTTGTTGTGTTAATGAATATTATTTTAAATTATATCTTAATTTTTGGGTTTAATATGGGAATAAGAGGGGCCGCTTATGCTACTTTGCTTTCTAGGATTAGTGAATTTATCTTTTATTTTTTTTATAACCTTTTGAATGTCAAATCTTATTATCATCTTAAAATAAGTGATTTTTTTGTTTCAAAGAGTGTTAAAGTGGCTTATTTAAAGATACTGATTCCTGTTTTTTTACATGAAATCTGTTGGGTTTTAAGCATAACTATTTTGCATGCTTTTTATGCTCGGCTTGGAAGTAGTGAATATGCATCTTTTGCAGTAGCGTCTAATATTTTAGATTTATGCTTTGTTGTGATGCATGGGATGGGAGTTGCAACTGGTGTTATTATTGGGCATTTGATGGTAAATGATAAGGAACAGGTTAGAGCATTGGGAATATTTTTGTCAGTTATTGGAGTTGTTTTGGGATTTGTTGTGGCCTTTATTCTTTGCTTAACATCTAAAATTGTTCCTATTATTTTTGGTAATTTGGATTCTCCTGAACTTGTTAGTACTTTTATCTCTATTTTTGCAAGTATTGTTGTTTTTAAGGGTTTTACAGCTCAGACACTTGTTGGTGTTTTTAGAGCCAGTGGAATTCCTAATATTTGTTTTTATATTGAGGTGGGAGTTATTGTTTTTTATACATTGCCAATTGCTTATTTTTTAGTTTTTTTTACAAATTTTAGATTGCCATTAATAGTTTTTATTGTTAATCTTGAGGAGATCTTTAAAAATATATTTATTTTAATAGAGTTTTTTAAAAATAATTGGATAAAAGACATTCATTATGAAGAACTGACTTAA
- the murD gene encoding UDP-N-acetylmuramoyl-L-alanine--D-glutamate ligase: MYLDEIRGKNFLIMGLGLHGGGLAVAKFLLKHGGNLVITDLKNELELIPSIEALKQFRDKIRYVLGYHDEDDFKRADIVIKNPGVSFDNKYLKLAKRVETDISLFLMFNKNPIIAITGTKGKSTLASLLHKVLVIKYPNSKLGGNIGVSPLSFLDELDGISPIILELSSWQLHDLRNLCPIISIITNIYSDHQNYYSNFDNYIEDKSRIFINQNSGILISQDQAYYNYFSRFKSKVKSILFSEAVPLNFENDIFYFKKGKIYLNNKVVGTLSESRIVLLISKMITVFIASYLGLDLSVVSKIVTDFDGIEHRLEFVREFEGVKYYNDTASTIPDSTILSVKSLRAYVGLINLITGGTDKELNFAIFSEILSMVKTWILLRGSATLKIIKFLEDNNINYFIFSSLKECVCYAKKISIQNDIVLFSPASASFELFKNEFDRGLQFKNLVSIMA; the protein is encoded by the coding sequence GTGTATTTAGATGAGATAAGAGGTAAAAATTTTTTAATTATGGGTTTAGGGCTTCATGGAGGAGGTCTGGCTGTTGCGAAGTTTTTATTAAAACATGGTGGTAATTTGGTAATTACTGATTTAAAGAATGAGTTAGAATTAATCCCAAGCATTGAGGCCTTGAAACAATTTAGAGATAAAATTCGATATGTTTTAGGATATCATGATGAGGATGATTTTAAGAGGGCAGATATTGTTATTAAAAATCCTGGTGTAAGTTTTGATAATAAATATTTAAAACTTGCAAAAAGGGTTGAGACCGATATTAGTTTATTTTTAATGTTTAATAAAAATCCAATAATTGCTATTACAGGAACTAAGGGAAAATCAACACTTGCATCTCTTTTGCATAAGGTTTTGGTTATTAAGTATCCAAATTCTAAGCTTGGAGGTAATATTGGAGTATCTCCTTTAAGTTTTTTAGATGAGCTTGATGGAATATCGCCTATTATTTTAGAGCTTTCTTCTTGGCAATTGCATGATCTTAGGAATTTATGTCCTATAATTAGCATTATTACAAATATTTACTCTGATCATCAAAATTATTATTCAAATTTTGATAACTATATAGAAGATAAATCAAGGATTTTTATAAATCAAAATTCGGGAATTTTGATCTCTCAAGATCAAGCTTATTATAATTATTTTTCTAGATTTAAATCTAAGGTTAAGAGTATTTTATTCTCAGAAGCTGTGCCTTTAAATTTTGAAAATGATATTTTTTATTTTAAAAAGGGCAAAATTTATTTAAATAACAAAGTAGTGGGTACTCTTAGTGAGTCAAGGATTGTGCTATTGATCTCTAAAATGATCACTGTTTTTATTGCAAGTTATTTAGGCTTGGATTTGAGTGTTGTATCTAAGATTGTGACTGATTTTGATGGCATTGAGCATAGATTAGAATTTGTGAGAGAATTTGAAGGTGTTAAATATTATAATGATACGGCGTCAACAATTCCTGATTCTACAATTTTGTCTGTTAAAAGTTTAAGAGCTTACGTAGGATTGATTAATCTTATTACTGGTGGAACTGATAAAGAGCTTAATTTTGCAATTTTTAGTGAAATTTTAAGCATGGTTAAAACCTGGATTTTGTTAAGAGGAAGTGCTACTTTAAAAATTATTAAATTTTTAGAAGATAATAATATTAATTATTTTATCTTTTCTTCTTTAAAAGAATGTGTTTGTTATGCTAAAAAAATTTCTATTCAGAATGATATAGTTTTATTTTCTCCAGCCAGTGCTTCTTTTGAACTTTTTAAGAATGAATTTGATAGAGGACTTCAATTTAAAAATTTAGTGAGTATTATGGCTTAA
- the recG gene encoding ATP-dependent DNA helicase RecG has product MFLHEFQYDLQGISGLGNKGIDRLHNLNITNIKELIEFFPKKYEDRQNIKTFPDPLEVRSCELMTVFVVLEHRNFGSNSKKNLKIIAQSENDEIFEILLFNRGFLEGVFKVGQKFYIYSKFNYSDYTQMWSCSNFDSEVFSYNPERFKKIMPVYFLGEGLTSKKISSYVKEALIYFLKFGKSDIPDFLIKKYSLLSLHEALNEIHFPTSLEMLDRAKKTLIYREIFLLQFFSRGKSSLGFLRKKKHLPMNLLDQVVLKLPFSLTKDQEVVINEIIDDLKSNKPMNRLLQGDVGSGKTLVAFLSSIPLIEAGYQVALMVPTDLLARQHYNNLSNILKDFNVSIALLTGSLKTKDRNDVLEKIQSGTYSLVIGTHAIFSQRTKFKKLAYVIIDEQHKFGVEQREKLKNKGEEVDMLLMSATPIPRSLALTLFGDLEVSLIKRGPAGRRPVTTYLAKHGNEDKVYEFLKNELGKGHQVYFVYPLISSSEKFNLKDVTSMCLNLKNIFVEYSVAMIHSKLESHVKEEIMRDFYLKKIDILVSTSVIEVGIDCLNATCIVVEHAERFGLSALHQIRGRVGRGSLKSFLFLLYKEPLTEAGKFRLKTIKENIDGFKIAEEDLKLRGPGNLFGLEQTGYLKLKIADFVEDKEVISLIREELNMFFLNKAFYDKADIELLDSLLVSYLRFVGKEN; this is encoded by the coding sequence ATGTTTTTACATGAATTTCAATATGATTTACAGGGTATAAGTGGTCTTGGTAATAAGGGAATTGATAGATTACATAATCTTAATATTACAAATATCAAAGAACTTATAGAATTTTTTCCTAAAAAATATGAAGATCGTCAAAATATAAAAACTTTTCCAGATCCACTGGAAGTGAGAAGTTGTGAACTCATGACAGTTTTTGTTGTTTTGGAACATAGAAATTTTGGGAGTAATTCTAAGAAAAATTTAAAAATTATAGCTCAGAGTGAAAATGATGAAATATTTGAAATTCTTCTTTTTAATAGGGGATTTTTAGAAGGGGTTTTTAAGGTAGGTCAAAAATTCTATATTTATTCTAAATTTAATTATAGTGATTATACTCAAATGTGGAGTTGTTCTAATTTTGATAGTGAAGTGTTTAGTTATAATCCTGAAAGATTTAAAAAAATTATGCCGGTTTATTTTCTTGGTGAAGGACTGACTTCTAAAAAGATATCGTCTTATGTAAAAGAAGCTCTTATTTATTTTTTAAAGTTTGGGAAGTCAGACATTCCTGATTTTTTGATAAAAAAGTATTCATTATTGTCCCTTCATGAAGCTTTAAATGAAATTCATTTTCCAACTTCTCTTGAAATGCTTGATAGAGCAAAAAAGACTTTGATTTATAGAGAAATTTTTTTGCTTCAGTTTTTTTCAAGAGGGAAAAGTTCTTTGGGTTTTTTAAGGAAAAAAAAGCATCTACCTATGAATTTGCTTGATCAAGTTGTTTTAAAATTACCATTTAGTCTTACAAAAGATCAGGAAGTTGTAATTAATGAAATAATTGATGATCTTAAAAGTAATAAGCCAATGAATAGATTATTGCAAGGTGATGTTGGAAGTGGCAAGACTCTTGTTGCGTTTCTCTCTAGTATTCCTTTAATTGAAGCTGGGTATCAAGTTGCATTGATGGTGCCTACTGATCTTTTGGCACGACAACATTATAATAATCTATCAAATATATTAAAAGATTTTAATGTTTCAATAGCTCTTTTGACTGGTAGTTTGAAAACGAAAGATAGAAATGATGTTTTAGAAAAAATTCAAAGTGGCACTTATAGTTTAGTAATTGGGACTCATGCTATCTTTTCTCAAAGAACAAAATTTAAAAAATTAGCTTATGTTATTATTGATGAACAGCATAAATTTGGTGTTGAGCAGAGAGAGAAGCTTAAAAATAAGGGTGAAGAAGTTGATATGCTTTTAATGTCAGCAACTCCTATTCCTAGAAGCTTAGCTTTAACTCTCTTTGGTGATCTTGAGGTATCTTTAATTAAGAGAGGGCCTGCAGGTCGAAGACCTGTTACTACTTATTTAGCAAAGCATGGAAATGAGGATAAGGTATATGAATTTTTAAAAAATGAGCTTGGGAAAGGACATCAGGTTTATTTTGTTTATCCTCTAATATCATCTTCAGAGAAGTTTAATTTAAAAGATGTTACTAGTATGTGTTTAAATCTTAAGAATATTTTTGTTGAATATTCTGTTGCAATGATTCATTCTAAGCTTGAATCTCATGTTAAAGAAGAAATTATGCGTGATTTTTATTTGAAAAAAATAGATATTTTAGTTTCAACAAGTGTTATTGAAGTTGGTATTGATTGCTTAAATGCAACTTGCATTGTAGTAGAACATGCTGAGCGTTTTGGACTTTCTGCTTTGCATCAGATTAGAGGACGTGTTGGTAGGGGTAGCTTAAAGTCTTTTTTATTTTTACTTTATAAGGAACCTTTAACAGAAGCGGGAAAATTTAGACTTAAAACTATAAAGGAAAATATAGATGGTTTTAAAATAGCAGAAGAAGATCTTAAATTGAGAGGTCCTGGCAATTTATTTGGTCTTGAGCAAACTGGTTATTTGAAACTTAAGATAGCTGATTTTGTTGAAGATAAAGAAGTCATAAGTTTGATTAGAGAAGAACTTAATATGTTTTTTTTAAATAAGGCTTTTTATGATAAAGCAGATATTGAATTACTAGATAGTCTTTTGGTCTCATATTTAAGATTTGTTGGTAAAGAGAATTAA
- a CDS encoding YggT family protein has product MIIETLIVFLNIYRILILIRIFLSWLVSSGINTSAFFRFIYNSTEPFLSIFRRIRFFRFGIYDFSPIAALITLSIVERMLSYGDYKLSTFVILFIIEVWGILRSVFFALIFFFVLRLIFLFLHLFDGTDFMRSVDSFLMPLSVKISNMVTDKNMSYPINLIVAGALLLAFIIICEQAIWAISILGLYLPF; this is encoded by the coding sequence GTGATAATAGAGACTTTAATTGTGTTTTTAAACATTTATAGAATTTTAATTTTGATTAGAATTTTTCTTAGTTGGCTTGTATCCTCAGGAATTAATACTAGTGCTTTTTTTAGATTTATATATAATTCAACAGAGCCATTTTTATCTATTTTTAGAAGGATTCGATTTTTTCGGTTTGGTATATATGATTTTTCACCAATTGCAGCTTTAATTACTCTTTCAATAGTTGAGAGAATGTTATCTTACGGTGATTATAAACTTTCTACATTTGTTATATTGTTTATTATTGAAGTTTGGGGGATATTGAGGAGTGTTTTTTTTGCTCTTATATTTTTCTTTGTTTTGAGATTAATATTTTTATTTTTACATTTATTTGATGGTACTGATTTCATGAGAAGCGTTGATTCATTTTTAATGCCCTTGTCTGTTAAGATAAGCAATATGGTTACAGATAAAAATATGTCTTATCCTATTAATTTAATTGTGGCAGGAGCATTGTTGTTGGCATTTATAATCATTTGTGAGCAAGCTATATGGGCTATTAGTATTCTAGGCTTGTATTTGCCTTTTTAG
- a CDS encoding MATE family efflux transporter, which translates to MYSLSKSKKNSVYQDILNIAVPTAIEFFLFNVIAFTDNIMVSYLGDYPVVGVSLANKLFELFSTIAFTVMGAYNILATRQYAQGDIDNFKNTFFISILILLFFSFLFIVISLFYSYFFLGLLSDDPVAIYYGISYLNIAVYSFIFAVVKGIIANSLKVVKITKIQIATSVFSVILNVVFNYLFIFVLNMGVVGAAIATTLVRLIELVFYLLYTVFNINSHFYLKIKNLKINPVIFSELIKVFVPIFLNDFIWYLGYFGLIAIFSRIDTAKYAAYSITFSTYFIGLNMTYAFCFAVNIVMGHEMNNDKREIMSVAAYLGKIGFVLAFLTSLIIFALSFIVPHIFYKLEHADLMGVMLRYYAISAFFTSLAFQYLFGFFRAGAAPNFGAIMECSVTFIYTIPVAYFLANYTQTPFELIVFIPTLEDVIKFGISLPYFYSTKWIKSIKTG; encoded by the coding sequence ATGTATTCATTAAGCAAATCCAAGAAAAACAGTGTGTATCAAGATATTTTAAATATTGCAGTTCCAACAGCCATTGAATTCTTTTTATTTAATGTTATTGCATTTACAGATAATATTATGGTATCTTACCTTGGTGATTATCCTGTTGTTGGAGTTTCTCTTGCAAATAAATTGTTTGAACTCTTTAGTACTATTGCCTTTACCGTAATGGGAGCTTATAACATATTGGCAACAAGGCAATATGCCCAAGGTGATATTGATAATTTTAAAAATACGTTTTTTATTAGCATTTTAATTCTTCTATTTTTTTCCTTTTTATTTATAGTAATTTCATTATTTTATTCATATTTTTTCCTTGGGTTGTTATCTGATGACCCAGTAGCTATCTATTATGGAATATCTTATCTTAATATTGCTGTTTATTCTTTTATATTTGCAGTTGTTAAGGGAATTATTGCTAATTCACTGAAAGTTGTTAAAATAACCAAAATTCAAATTGCTACTTCTGTTTTTTCAGTTATTTTAAATGTGGTTTTTAACTATTTATTTATTTTTGTGCTTAATATGGGGGTAGTTGGTGCTGCTATTGCAACTACATTGGTTAGATTGATTGAGCTTGTTTTTTATCTTCTTTATACTGTTTTTAATATAAATTCACATTTTTACCTTAAGATTAAAAATCTAAAAATCAATCCTGTGATATTTTCTGAGCTAATTAAGGTTTTTGTTCCAATTTTCTTAAATGATTTTATTTGGTATTTGGGATATTTTGGTTTAATTGCAATCTTTTCAAGAATTGATACGGCTAAATATGCAGCTTATAGTATAACTTTTTCTACTTATTTTATCGGACTTAATATGACTTATGCTTTTTGTTTTGCTGTTAATATTGTGATGGGACACGAGATGAATAATGATAAAAGGGAAATAATGTCTGTTGCAGCATATTTAGGCAAAATAGGTTTTGTTTTGGCGTTTTTGACTTCTCTTATAATATTTGCTTTATCATTTATAGTGCCCCATATTTTTTATAAATTAGAGCATGCAGATCTTATGGGAGTTATGCTAAGATATTATGCTATTTCAGCTTTTTTTACCTCCCTTGCGTTTCAATATTTATTTGGGTTTTTCCGTGCAGGTGCAGCTCCAAACTTTGGAGCTATTATGGAATGTTCTGTGACTTTCATTTATACAATTCCTGTTGCATACTTTTTGGCAAATTATACTCAAACTCCATTTGAACTTATTGTTTTTATTCCAACTCTTGAAGATGTAATTAAATTTGGTATTTCTCTGCCTTATTTTTATAGTACTAAGTGGATTAAATCTATTAAAACAGGTTAA